Proteins encoded within one genomic window of Saccharopolyspora pogona:
- a CDS encoding WXG100-like domain-containing protein has protein sequence MFSSIMVPEEVRRLFQVLTGEDMTDADEGVLFAVADALESGAVEVGEMGAFVAELVGKVRTEFSGKAADRFAGGLEGFDGLLSAGEEALRELAVFVRDLSQQVRYVKLMTIYGLQLLLVEMAWAVAMAGATGGASMAWLAARMAVMRMLLSRWWGQLFMRLAMAAAGGVGFNVLPDLQAQLQMLGENSSDKWDGKLSGQAAGTGAFSALVSLPLSAVGGLVSNALMKVLVRGLGDEVDEAILEAAVKRAVAEHAELYPVSAMARFADVVGEHLDVYAGMTVRGMWWARFGHGVGEALENALSELLGEVAYQAAMGLPVTWNLYALSAGGSESVAGGVGNLAGLALRGKLHPDGPSPYLDDTSRREGATTEGGGFDEEKTPLLGIGSGSQTGNSPGSPDKTDASTPSDASDASDRPGTPPPAYSDATPDFGSARPVPPPRYGPVAGGDQVVAGVYGVSGVDVSGVSGNRMLDVLASQTQDSTGERSTAGIPHVSGVSSDAALRDTVIPGSGSGRVADLNGEAVSPGRESSVDDRTGQGGSSGVDSVAGGGDWHRGGEVAVSPDSATLPAAGPQAVPLPSPRQDPVTAPLAGLPVNTVRVPVPADVVAGGGLVEFVRGGVTDSTGGPVLLVSPGNSDAGVVVSPAQGWALAREVGRDVVAMTPGQGGRGPQRTVFAADGSAPRPVAGPGAPVPAGAPGSPAAAPAGTAASGRPPVRQGSRPDVRREIDRARKPEGSGDDEPAVQRIVQDTRDIPGLARGDAAVSLEERPALVAAEHHELGRDHQDQVVEFPQAPADSLDTQGTGPGIHAGAGPQPGRDMLSQSADDPGSDTGESRGRYVVHGDPGRKADHTAQPGHDFSPAAHDPHDTLDRAHQDLPSDARFGADDIGLTAPPQFPHTEGPTRAEIWIQPVPLPRDPAEPAVSPNGHRRTREDLRRDPVKPVPETIQEQRRKRHGTRRRLSWPDGRRAEETASTATDSSNTTSQASREACEVPSVPAPIRPQEDTRAVTGGDDSGFLGGYSDDYAVGSLGLSDGKSFGELFPEDAVSPDAVWSGAVGVAVGFGYRFVRGVNQANYFSGDERFQVNCLEACVAFHNSVKFGRQFVAGPAGDRDPAALEVAFGRQAWWVEGVAGAQWYVRSGPVGVAVPVIYQRADGSAHVINAVHTDSKDHDGHDVVVLWDPQRGEEAEKADVSAVSGMWVIPVPEAEPDREIMLPPGGSQLRGQGWRSGLPTEVTGPKHQPGASGPVAGKTGPKGTKRTRGQADESARGKAGESSRGAKRRKVVAAAAGIDPGSPGDGESEVLTPTDQATQQDERSAQRKQKDRAKNAKYRQARRAEAARVVVLEELAGRGQLTEEQEAELAALQPKAAQQKQQKKAKNAKYHQAIKAAADRVAELEELAGRGQLTEEQEAELAALQPKAARKQQKTERDAKYYQGLKAAADRVAELEELAGRGQLTDEQETELAALQPKAARKQQMTERDAKQYQARKAAAAHVAELEKLEGRGQLTEEQERELGALRLKVAGRGRKKKDREVMETGVSGAGVAGRVEWSAGPEGVSEWTGADQDDRDAWLADFDLGAWLDQAVADSAVSGDAGAGGAGVMLGEGAFGDVVATELTAFLGQDAGDDADAGGAGAVAGGDDFAGFLPDYHDWEGLVGLSGVEGPDGPPFGEPFPVDAVWPNAVWSGAVGVAVGFGYRFVRGVNQANYFSGDERFRVNCLEACVAFHNSLKFGRQFVAGPAGDRDPAALEVAFGRQAWWVEGVAGAQWYVRSGPVGVAVPVIYQRADGSAHVINAVHTDSKDHDGHDVVVLWDPQRGEEAEKADVSAVSGMWVIPVPETEPDREITLPPGGSPLRSQGWRSGLPTEVTGPKHQPGVSGPVAGKTGPKGTKRTRGKADERTRGQAGESARGPSGGRWEQPQLGLIPGVRAMARVRYSPRPIRQHNRTSGVRSGNSKTGQIARSIARG, from the coding sequence ATGTTTTCGTCGATCATGGTGCCGGAGGAGGTGAGGCGGCTTTTTCAGGTGTTGACGGGTGAGGATATGACGGATGCGGATGAGGGTGTGTTGTTCGCGGTGGCGGATGCGTTGGAGTCGGGTGCGGTGGAGGTGGGGGAGATGGGGGCGTTCGTGGCGGAGTTGGTGGGGAAGGTGCGGACGGAGTTTTCGGGGAAGGCGGCGGACCGGTTCGCGGGGGGGTTGGAGGGCTTTGATGGGTTGTTGTCCGCGGGTGAGGAGGCGTTGCGGGAGTTGGCGGTGTTCGTGCGGGACCTGTCGCAGCAGGTGCGGTATGTGAAGTTGATGACGATTTATGGTTTGCAGTTGCTGCTGGTGGAGATGGCGTGGGCGGTGGCGATGGCGGGCGCGACCGGTGGCGCGTCGATGGCGTGGCTGGCGGCGCGGATGGCGGTGATGCGGATGTTGTTGTCGCGGTGGTGGGGCCAGTTGTTCATGCGGTTGGCGATGGCGGCCGCCGGTGGTGTGGGGTTCAACGTGCTGCCGGATCTGCAGGCCCAGTTGCAGATGCTGGGTGAGAACTCCAGTGACAAATGGGATGGGAAGCTCAGCGGGCAGGCGGCGGGGACGGGGGCGTTTTCGGCGTTGGTGTCGCTGCCGTTGTCGGCGGTAGGCGGTCTGGTCAGTAACGCGTTGATGAAGGTGCTGGTGCGGGGACTGGGCGATGAGGTGGACGAGGCGATTCTGGAGGCGGCGGTGAAGAGGGCGGTGGCCGAGCATGCGGAGTTGTATCCGGTGTCGGCGATGGCGCGCTTCGCGGATGTGGTGGGGGAGCATCTGGATGTTTATGCGGGGATGACGGTGCGGGGCATGTGGTGGGCACGGTTCGGGCATGGCGTGGGGGAGGCGTTGGAGAACGCGTTATCGGAGTTGTTGGGGGAGGTGGCGTATCAGGCGGCGATGGGCTTGCCGGTGACGTGGAATCTGTACGCGTTGTCGGCGGGTGGATCGGAGTCGGTGGCCGGGGGTGTGGGCAATCTGGCGGGTTTGGCGTTGCGGGGCAAGCTGCACCCGGATGGCCCCAGCCCATACCTCGACGACACCAGCCGGCGTGAGGGCGCCACCACCGAGGGTGGTGGGTTTGATGAGGAGAAGACCCCGCTGCTGGGGATAGGGTCCGGGTCGCAGACAGGGAACAGCCCTGGCTCCCCGGACAAGACCGACGCGTCCACCCCCTCCGATGCCTCCGATGCCTCGGACCGGCCGGGCACACCACCACCGGCGTATTCCGATGCGACACCGGATTTCGGTTCGGCCAGGCCGGTGCCGCCGCCGCGGTACGGTCCGGTTGCCGGTGGCGATCAGGTCGTGGCCGGTGTGTATGGCGTGTCTGGTGTGGACGTTTCTGGTGTGTCCGGGAACCGGATGCTGGATGTGTTGGCATCGCAGACGCAGGATTCAACGGGGGAGAGGTCAACGGCGGGTATCCCGCACGTTTCTGGTGTGTCCTCGGATGCCGCGCTACGGGACACTGTCATACCCGGATCCGGGTCTGGGCGGGTAGCGGATCTCAACGGCGAAGCGGTGTCCCCGGGGCGTGAGTCCTCGGTGGATGACCGGACGGGCCAGGGCGGGTCTTCTGGTGTGGACTCGGTCGCGGGAGGCGGGGATTGGCATCGTGGGGGTGAGGTTGCGGTGTCGCCGGATTCGGCGACGTTGCCGGCGGCAGGCCCGCAGGCGGTGCCGTTGCCGTCTCCGCGGCAGGACCCGGTGACGGCACCACTTGCGGGTCTGCCGGTGAACACGGTGCGGGTGCCGGTGCCCGCGGATGTGGTTGCTGGTGGCGGGTTGGTGGAGTTCGTGCGGGGCGGTGTCACCGATTCCACGGGCGGGCCTGTGCTGCTGGTGTCCCCAGGCAATTCGGATGCGGGTGTGGTGGTGTCGCCGGCTCAGGGTTGGGCTCTGGCACGCGAGGTGGGGCGTGATGTTGTCGCGATGACACCAGGGCAGGGCGGGCGCGGGCCACAGCGGACGGTATTCGCCGCCGACGGCTCTGCTCCCAGACCGGTGGCCGGGCCCGGTGCTCCGGTGCCGGCCGGAGCACCGGGCTCCCCGGCGGCTGCTCCGGCCGGCACGGCAGCGTCGGGAAGACCGCCGGTGCGGCAGGGGTCGCGTCCGGATGTGCGCAGGGAGATCGACCGGGCGAGGAAGCCGGAGGGCTCTGGCGATGATGAGCCGGCGGTGCAGCGGATCGTGCAGGACACCCGTGACATCCCGGGGTTGGCTCGCGGGGATGCTGCGGTGTCGCTGGAGGAGAGGCCGGCGCTGGTCGCGGCCGAGCACCACGAACTCGGCCGGGATCACCAGGACCAGGTGGTGGAGTTTCCCCAGGCGCCGGCAGACAGCCTGGATACCCAAGGCACCGGGCCCGGCATCCACGCCGGGGCCGGGCCGCAGCCGGGTAGGGACATGCTGTCGCAGTCCGCTGACGATCCGGGGTCGGACACCGGTGAGTCCCGCGGCCGCTACGTCGTGCACGGCGATCCCGGCAGAAAAGCCGATCACACAGCACAACCCGGGCACGATTTCTCCCCCGCCGCACACGACCCGCACGACACGCTTGACCGTGCGCACCAGGACCTCCCCAGCGACGCCCGTTTCGGGGCCGACGACATCGGGCTGACCGCACCACCGCAGTTCCCGCACACCGAAGGACCGACACGGGCGGAGATCTGGATCCAACCGGTCCCCCTCCCCCGCGACCCGGCGGAACCCGCGGTCAGCCCGAACGGCCATCGGCGGACCCGCGAGGACCTGCGGCGCGACCCGGTGAAACCGGTACCGGAAACGATCCAGGAGCAACGCCGGAAGCGACACGGCACACGACGGCGCCTGTCCTGGCCCGATGGCAGGCGGGCCGAGGAGACCGCCTCCACCGCAACGGATTCCTCGAACACGACCTCACAGGCTTCCCGGGAAGCCTGCGAGGTCCCCAGCGTGCCGGCTCCGATCAGGCCACAGGAAGACACCAGGGCGGTCACCGGGGGAGACGATTCCGGTTTCCTTGGTGGGTACAGCGACGACTATGCGGTGGGTTCCCTCGGGTTGTCTGACGGGAAGTCTTTCGGTGAGCTGTTTCCGGAGGATGCGGTGTCGCCGGATGCGGTGTGGTCGGGTGCGGTGGGTGTGGCGGTGGGGTTTGGGTATCGGTTTGTGCGGGGGGTGAACCAGGCCAATTATTTTTCCGGTGATGAGCGTTTTCAGGTGAATTGCCTGGAGGCGTGTGTGGCGTTCCATAATTCTGTGAAGTTCGGTCGGCAGTTCGTGGCGGGGCCGGCTGGTGATCGGGATCCGGCTGCGTTGGAGGTGGCGTTCGGCCGGCAGGCTTGGTGGGTGGAGGGTGTTGCCGGGGCGCAGTGGTATGTGCGCAGCGGACCGGTGGGTGTGGCTGTGCCGGTGATTTACCAGCGAGCCGACGGTAGCGCGCATGTGATCAATGCGGTGCATACCGACAGCAAAGACCATGATGGGCACGATGTTGTCGTGTTGTGGGATCCGCAGCGGGGCGAGGAAGCCGAGAAAGCCGATGTTTCTGCCGTGTCCGGGATGTGGGTGATTCCGGTGCCGGAGGCGGAACCGGATCGGGAGATAATGTTGCCGCCTGGTGGTTCCCAGTTGCGCGGCCAGGGCTGGAGGTCTGGGCTGCCCACCGAGGTGACAGGTCCGAAGCACCAGCCCGGTGCGTCTGGGCCGGTGGCCGGGAAAACCGGCCCGAAAGGCACGAAGAGGACGCGGGGGCAGGCCGATGAGAGTGCGCGGGGGAAGGCCGGTGAGAGTTCGCGGGGGGCCAAGCGGCGGAAGGTGGTAGCAGCCGCTGCTGGGATTGATCCCGGGAGTCCGGGGGATGGCGAGAGTGAGGTACTCACCCCGACCGATCAGGCAACACAACAGGACGAGCGGAGTGCGCAGCGGAAACAGAAAGACAGGGCAAAGAACGCGAAGTATCGCCAGGCGAGAAGGGCCGAAGCTGCCCGGGTTGTGGTGTTGGAGGAGTTGGCGGGGCGGGGGCAGCTGACTGAGGAGCAGGAGGCGGAGCTGGCGGCGCTCCAGCCGAAGGCGGCGCAACAGAAGCAGCAAAAGAAGGCAAAGAACGCGAAGTATCACCAGGCGATAAAGGCTGCCGCCGATCGTGTTGCGGAGTTGGAGGAGTTGGCGGGGCGGGGGCAGCTGACTGAGGAGCAGGAGGCGGAGCTGGCGGCGCTCCAGCCGAAGGCGGCGCGGAAACAGCAAAAGACGGAAAGGGACGCGAAGTATTACCAGGGGTTAAAGGCTGCCGCCGATCGTGTTGCGGAGTTGGAGGAGTTGGCGGGGCGGGGGCAGCTGACCGACGAGCAGGAGACGGAGCTGGCGGCGCTCCAGCCGAAGGCGGCGCGGAAACAGCAAATGACGGAAAGGGACGCGAAGCAGTACCAGGCGAGAAAGGCTGCCGCCGCCCATGTTGCGGAGTTGGAGAAGTTGGAGGGGCGGGGGCAGCTGACTGAGGAACAGGAGAGGGAGCTGGGGGCGCTGCGGTTGAAGGTGGCGGGGCGGGGGCGGAAGAAGAAGGACCGGGAGGTGATGGAGACCGGGGTGAGTGGGGCCGGGGTGGCGGGGCGGGTTGAGTGGAGTGCGGGGCCGGAGGGGGTATCGGAGTGGACTGGGGCTGATCAGGACGACCGGGACGCGTGGTTGGCTGACTTCGATCTCGGGGCGTGGCTTGATCAGGCGGTGGCGGATTCAGCAGTGTCGGGGGATGCGGGTGCGGGAGGTGCTGGGGTGATGCTGGGCGAGGGTGCTTTCGGGGACGTTGTCGCGACCGAGTTGACCGCGTTCCTGGGACAGGATGCCGGGGACGATGCGGATGCGGGAGGTGCCGGGGCGGTCGCCGGGGGGGATGATTTCGCCGGTTTCCTCCCCGACTACCACGACTGGGAGGGTCTCGTTGGGTTGTCTGGGGTCGAAGGGCCTGACGGGCCGCCTTTCGGTGAGCCGTTTCCGGTGGATGCGGTGTGGCCGAATGCGGTGTGGTCGGGTGCGGTGGGTGTGGCGGTGGGGTTTGGGTATCGGTTTGTGCGGGGGGTGAACCAGGCCAATTATTTTTCCGGTGATGAGCGTTTTCGGGTGAATTGCCTGGAGGCGTGTGTGGCGTTCCATAATTCTTTGAAGTTCGGTCGGCAGTTCGTGGCGGGGCCGGCTGGTGATCGGGATCCGGCTGCGTTGGAGGTGGCGTTCGGCCGGCAGGCTTGGTGGGTGGAGGGTGTTGCCGGGGCGCAGTGGTATGTGCGCAGCGGACCGGTGGGTGTGGCTGTGCCGGTGATTTACCAGCGAGCCGACGGTAGCGCGCATGTGATCAATGCGGTGCATACCGACAGCAAAGACCATGATGGGCACGATGTTGTCGTGTTGTGGGATCCGCAGCGGGGCGAGGAAGCCGAGAAAGCCGATGTTTCTGCCGTGTCCGGGATGTGGGTGATTCCGGTACCGGAGACGGAACCGGATCGGGAGATAACGTTGCCGCCTGGTGGTTCCCCGTTGCGCAGCCAGGGCTGGAGGTCTGGGCTGCCCACCGAGGTGACAGGTCCGAAGCACCAGCCCGGTGTATCTGGGCCGGTAGCCGGGAAAACCGGCCCGAAAGGCACGAAGAGGACACGGGGGAAGGCCGATGAGAGGACGCGGGGGCAAGCCGGTGAGAGTGCGCGGGGGCCAAGCGGCGGAAGGTGGGAGCAGCCGCAGCTGGGATTGATCCCGGGAGTCCGGGCAATGGCGAGAGTGAGGTACTCACCCCGACCGATCAGGCAACACAACAGGACGAGCGGAGTGCGCAGCGGAAACAGCAAAACAGGGCAAATAGCGCGAAGTATCGCCAGGGGTTAA